One Triticum dicoccoides isolate Atlit2015 ecotype Zavitan chromosome 3B, WEW_v2.0, whole genome shotgun sequence genomic window, ATGctaaaatttcagtttttttattttcaataaatctggtcaaattatggtcaaactaattattcaagaaatattagtgttaatcaataattattttagttttttgacttttggtcaaattgtggtcaaatctggtcaaattatggtcaaactacttattcaagaaagatttctgttactaaataataatcattttttagaataatagtttcaaactcaaacggtgaaacgtgtgacttcatgctcaagctaaattcctgagggttaataggattgacaacttACTATTGTCAGGTAAACAACAAGTGTTGCcttggaaactagggggaatagaactcgaaaGTCAAGCGTGCTCAGATTTGGAATGACGAGGGGTGATTAGAGCTATGATGAGCGGGAATTAGAGATTAAatcgtcaaataattcagaaaattgaaaatcaaaaaaaattaaaGAAATCATTAAAAAAAACCAAAGCTTtattaccggttggtgttaccaaccggtacgaaAGGCCctccagaccaccgcacgggctcgTGCCACATGGTGACCCTTTGGCCCTggttcgtgcagaaccggtactaaaggggatggGGCATTTActcccccaccctttagtgccggttacagaaccggtactaaaggggggggggctttagtcccccacCCTTTAGTGTCagttacagaaccggcactaaagggtcttATGAACCggagctatagcccggttctgcactagtgaaaggtgggctttggtcccagttggtgccacgaatcgggaccaatgctctCGCTATATAAGCCAATACTTTGCAAATTTTCAGCAGTTTCTCATTCTCCCCACCGCCGACGCCGCCCTCTGCCCCGACGCCTTGCTCGTCGTCGCCGTCGGCCGCGCCCGTCGTCGCTGCCCCCATCGTCACCCGCGCCCGTCATCGCCGCCCGCATTGCCACCcgtgccccgcgccgccccgacgccatctccgcgcgccaccccgcgccgtcgccatcacctccccgcgccgccccgacgccgtcgccgtcacCTCCCCACGCCGCCCCAACGCCGTCGCTGCCCCGCGCCACCTCTCCCCCAATGCCGCGCCACCGCTGCACCGACGTCGCGCCACCCAGCGTCGTCCCGACGCCGTCGCCACCCCATGTCGCCCTGACACCGCCACCACGCCGCCGCACGGTCCGGCGGCTTccgatgtttttttcatatatgtacatATGTTTTTTTTTCATATGATGTTTTTTGTGCATATGATGTTTTTTTAATATAATGTTTTTTttgtatatgtattaattttttatgtaggttgttaattagtagatattgattttaggttagtgcattttaggttagtgtagaggaaaaagtaaaataaggaaaaggaaaaaaagaggaagaaggaagacggaagaagaagaaaaagaatgagtggaaaaggaaaataagaagaggaagaaggagaagaaaaaggagaagaagaggagaggaagaagaggaggacaaataaataagaagagaaaaaaagaagaaaaaagaggaaaagaagaaaggaatagaagagaagaagaaaaaatagagtaaTTTCTTTTTTTCACCTATACTCctgtcttcttctcctcttttcttttcttcgatcttctcctctgtctattcctttcttcttctccttttttttcttcttcttcctcttcttattttttgtcGGGTATATATGTCGTTGTCAATATaccacctccccgataacttcgacatgaggggtggGGGGTCGGCGGAGGAGATGTTTCGTTTAGTTTTAggattattttagtttatgtttagttgaggaagaaggaaaagaaaaaggagaagaagaggagtaaacaggaagaggaaaaaaggaaaaaaagaggagaagaagaaaggaatagatgagaagaagaaaaaaatagaaaatattatattttttcttccttctcctctattcctttcttcttctcctctttttttcttgtttttttcttcCCCTGTAACTTGAACATGAGGGGGggtcgccgagggttcgagggGCGAGGGTCAGGAACTAGGCTAGAGGTTCGAGGGtcaccgagggttcgagggtcgttgaggggcctagggttcaagggtcgccgagggttcgagggtcgagggttcgaaggtcgagggtcgagggtcgagaggttgcctagaTATTGTCGATATACCCCATCCCCTATAACNNNNNNNNNNNNNNNNNNNNNNNNNNNNNNNNNNNNNNNNNNNNNNNNNNNNNNNNNNNNNNNNNNNNNNNNNNNNNNNNNNNNNNNNNNNNNNNNNNNNNNNNNNNNNNNNNNNNNNNNNNNNNNNNNNNNNNNNNNNNNNNNNNNNNNNNNNNNNNNNNNNNNNNNNNNNNNNNNNNNNNNNNNNNNNNNNNNNNNNNNNNNNNNNNNNNNNNNNNNNNNNNNNNNNNNNNNggttcgagggttcgagggtcgagggttcgagggttcgagggttctagggttctagggtcgagggatctaggatcgagggttcgagggttcaacGGTCGTCGAGGGGCCGAgagttcgagggtcgagggtcatcgaggggtcgagggttcgagggtcgaggatcgctgaggggtcgagaggttgcctatgtcgaagtattgaagaaatccatggcttcatcattagctagaagtaaccggggcatgatggtacgaagttctccaaaTTTATTCTGGAAGGAGTCCCGCATAGGATAATGCTccttttggtacaaatttcagcaaaggccttacaaatagcgatattcagaaggctcttgctgtactttataccaaaaagcgaattatcctatctgggattccgttccaaaataactttggatagcttcgtaccatcatgcgcctgttactttcgcctaatgatgaagacatggttttgttgaatcctttgacactagacaaacgtgacatgagggggtcgaggatCGGGAACTAGGGTACAGGGGTCGtcgatcgccgagcggtcgagggtcgtgaactagctagggtcgagggtcgagggtcgccgaggggtcgagggtcgagggtcgtggagcggtcgatataccccctctccgataattaacttcgacatgagggggggtcgatataccccctcctcgataacatttttttctatgtatatgtcgtcgttgtcgatataccccccggATAACTTCGATATATCCATCTCTCAGATTTGTATATTAATTACCATGTTGTAAtacttgcagaaactatggatcagcAGCTGTGGTGCGATGTACACCTCGGTCGGAAGCAACCTACAGAAACTGCATGCCGCCAACGCAAGGAGTGTACTGGAAGGAGGACCAGCTGCGGACCTGCGGCCTGACGTGCATAAGCTGCTGGGGCAGGGGAGAAACCTGCAGGGCATAAACTTGTTCAGGGATGCCGATATGGTTTGATTCAGGTAAACCATGTTCCTGAAGAAAGCAGTAGTACATGAGTGCTTATATTAtagtccctccgtctcataatataagaataaAAGCGTTTTTGGGACGCGTAGTTTATGCTCCCGGGCTTAGTTGCACCCGCGCTCACGAAAAAAAATCaagacaaatactagaaaaattccaaAAAAGAAAAATTGTGTCGCAGATAATTTGATGCGAGAGGTCTGctccaaatttcaactcatttggaaattgagcagctctcggcaaaaaaagaCAAAATCGGGGTTTGTAAAGAAGTTTACTGTTCACGCACCGTTCTTACCTAATTTGTCTACCATACAAAAAAATTGGAgtcttttgaatttttctagtatttgttttgattttttttctgacaAGGAGCAGATGAGTATGGGCACTGAGTTGGATTTTCGGGGTTTTGGgcattagtgtagtgtcaaaaatacTTTTATATtataggatggagggagtagtatcttaATGCAGCTTTAGTACTGTCTAAAAAATTGCTTCACCCCTTGGTTTTAATTTGGCCATGTTATCTGACGTCACTTTAGTACTGTACTAAGCATGCATGCTATACCCATGGCGTGCTCTCGTCCTGCAGACACTCTATCGAGGCTTCCGTGTCTCCATGTTTTTGCTCCAAGTTAAACGAAAGACTACAACCTCTGAAGCTTGGCCTTTTGTTGACAGGAACAAGCAAGAGCTCTGCTTTTGGATTAGCGAAGAAGGAAAACAGTTGAAATTACAGTGGAATGACAAGGCCACAAAGAGAGCACAAAACCCATATCATACAGTACAAACAACCACAGGCGACAGTTCTTGACATTACTCGTCGATCCATGGTCTCCTCTGAGATTCCATCCCAGCTAGGGCCGCGGGGTTACAAGGCCCCAGGCAAGGAAGAGGAACTTTCTGCTGTTTTCCGAGTTTGCCTCCTATTTTCTGTTCAGTGCTGCATGTAGTCCTTGGTTTCACAATGCATCAACCTTGCCGTTTTCAAAcagatgttggtgagaaataccgtTTTGTTGCCGCTGTCGATGGATAGATGTGATGCTGCAATGCATGACGCTTATGGAAtagcaaaacaaaaaaaaaatggaCATTGCCATTGCCATTACAGATGTCATGAATCATCTCTACCGAGAGTCGGAGATGGAACCAACATCATACAAGATTATTAGAATTTTCCGCAAGTTTGAAACAAATGCAAGAATGGTACATAGTACAACATTCTGTCCCAATGAGTTAACAAATACAGAGCAAGTAGCTGGCCCAATAATGTTTATTACATATAAACCTCGAAGTACTATCAGAAATCATGACCATAAGACGGATGGTTGAAGTCACACCATGTCAAGGAGATCAGAGTTGAAAGTTTTACCAAGCCGAAATCTGAGCTTCAACACCGGCCATTCGCCCAGCAGCTTAGTGAAAATGGGCAACAAAGCTACCATGACGCAAATTGCAATAGCCAACCAGTGAAGACGTGGAGCCAACACAGTGTATAAACCAGTTGAAAATGCCGTAGTTGTTGCCACATATGCAAACCACATAAGCTTCTTAGTGGCGGATATGTAATAAATCAAGAACTCATAATCCCCCCGCCTTGCTATGATGCATATGAAGGCGACAGCAAATGAGCAGCACATTGCTAAGACGTCAGAAATCAAGAATGCCTGAAATGATAACTTCCTAGACATGATGGGAAGTCCCTCGCTTCCGGCATCATTGCTGTATCCTCCAGGCAGGGTGAAGGCAGCGGCAAAGGTGACTGTCGTGATGAGGATCGCCACTAGCGAAGTGTTGCTTGTGTATGTTTGAGTTAGTGACTTCGCCTCCTTCCTTGATTCTAAGGTCGCTTTGTGTTTGGTATGCGTGTGAAGATTATAAAGAGTTTTGGCATCTTGCGGATCAGCTCTCACCATAAGCATGCTCACTTCATTCTGCATATATTCAAAGAAGGCGCACATGAAGATCATAGTGTAATAACAGAGATTTGCAATTCTATTACATGGATCTATAGTATTGAGAAAAAGTGAACCAAAATTAAATTTGACCATATATTTAAATTGATAAGCAAACTAGTCAATGATGTTGATAATACTGAAGTACAAATATGTTACTCCCTCTGCTCCATATTGTAGcatatagattttttgaaaagtcaagtatcgcaaactttgaccaaatttacgGAGAAAAACTTTTACATCTAGAATGCCAAAgttatatcattagattcattataAAATGAACTTTTATACGTTATAATTTTGGTATTGTAGATAAAAATAGTTATCTCTAAAACAATGGTCAAAGTTTTCAAAGTTTGACTTCAAAAAaattctatatgcactacattatgaaacggaCGGACTATATAAATTTATAAACAAAATTTAAATTTGTAATATAAAGTTTTCTATGTCACTATTAGTCTTAGAACAGAGCCAAATAGTGGACTACAAAATTTTTTGTATGTTGCAGCATTGATGGTTCTATGGTGAGTTCCTTTCAGAACAATACAGTAaagagttttttttctttcttttttgtaaccgtgtgcgcgtgtgtgtgtgtgttgataataTACATACCCAGTTTAAAGTCTTCGCATGATCAATGATATGAGCTAATACCCAAGCTGCTGTAACACCTTCATTATCAAGCACAGTTGTGTCTATGTCATCGTGAGACAGCAAAGCAACAACCATTTTAGGATTGCACTTCTCTACCGCCAAATGTAGAGCAGTTTTCCCGTTGGAGTCTCGCATGTTAATGAGTTTCCGAAGTTGTGGGGTCCTCAAGATGAATTCTGTGAACTCCACTTGATCCTCGTATACAGCTACATGGAGGGATGTCCAACAGGCATCTTGTGTTGAACGGTAAGGAGTATCAGGACAGTATTTAAGAAGCTCTTGAGCAACATCGAGGTGACCTTCATATGCAGCATAACTAAGGAAAGGATTACCATTACTTGGCACATCATACCCTAAAGAGCAATCATGTTCCAGCAATACTCGTAACACGTCAACCAGGCCACGATATACAGCTGAACTTAGCGGAGTACACCCATTGTTATCGGCTTCTTTGGCCAGCCCAGGACGTGTTTCCACAATTCTCTTAGCCAaacctgaaaacaaatcagtacatGAACAACGGTTAATTAGCAATGGGATGACGATAGTCCTTGTGAGGACTAGTAATGATATACTAGAATGGTTCTATAACATCAATGTACCGTGCTCTAGATAATATTGCACATTCAAATTCTTATTCCCGGTTGTAAACTAATAGAGTAACAAAATACCAGGAGTAAACAATAATTCATCAACTAGTTGTACTATTGAGCTGAGCAAGTGAGCAGGCAACCATGCTACACAGCCCCATGCACCCACACAGCGGTTGGAGGGCATCAATGGACAATTGCTACAGTCCCAAACTCGGGAAATATATACATGCACACACTGGTTCTCACCTGCGTTTCCATTTTTCACGGCAGCCTGCAGAGTGTTCTGGCCCCATGGTCCCATATGAGCAGAAACAGGAATTTCAAGTAAATTCTCTGAAATATCAGTAAAATCCCTCATCGCTGCAATATACATAGGTGACTCGTTCATTCTATTCACATGTGTCGACAGAACCGGCTCTGCATCTATCAGCTCCAGCGCAAGCTTCCTGTGGCCACTGCGAATGGCATGGTGCAGTGCATTGCAGCCATCAATGTCTTTTTCCAAGATTGCCTTGCTCAGTCGATGTTCACGGTACCAACGGAGTAGAACGGAAGCCAAGATGACAGAACCACTTTTCACCGCGGCAAGAAGTGGTGTCTCTCGATCCAGGTTTACTGTAGTGAGAAGAGACACCTCCAGGGCCACCACATCCTGGCAAAATGCCTCATGGCCATGGATGGACGATATGTGAAGACAGGTGTTCCCAGCTGGAGTTGTGCTAAGAAGCATGCTTGGATCCTGTGATGCCATGTCCTTCATTGATGCGGAATCGCCGGATGTGGCTGCTTCCAGAAGAAGTTGGTCCATCCATAGCTCTTCATGTTGTCCTTCCAATGAACTAGTTGTTGATGTATTCTCTGCCATCTATATTCTGATTTAACTGCAGCAGGAGAAAAATGGGAACAAATACAATGATGTGTAAATGATTAGCCGCTAGTTTTGAAGAGGAAATCTGCAAACCATGCCAACACTAATTCTAGTTGCAATAAGGTTCCACAAAATTATTCAAAATGGTAGCTACAGAAAACAGGGTAGTTATAGCAAATTTAAGAATAAATTAACTCGATGAAATAGTAAGTAACGCACTTGGCTACAAAGGAAAGTGAATGGGGTACTCCAAAGGAGAAGAGAAATGCTAGCTAGCTAGATTAGCTTCTGCTTAGTTCTCTTTCAATGGGGATATATAGTGAAAAACAACCAATAAACTACTAGCTTTATTGACCGTAAATGCACGCGTATGTAAAGAACACCTGACATGGAGAAGCTAGGTGCTAGTAGGAGTACAGCAATCCACAGCCCGACCACTCTTGTGCAAATTTGAGACAAAATTGGGATGCCCACTGATCCGGGCTTAGCATCATGACTGCGCCGCGGAAAGGAGGAAGAATAGCTCGCATTGGCGATGGGGAAGAAGAGAAGGCGACGTCCATGACCGCATGAGTAGCAGGCAGCCTCCGCTAATGGGTAGGGAGAGgagggtggaggcggcggcggttcGATGCGAGGTCGTGGCGAACTGGCAATGGCGTTTGTGGGGCTCAAGTCAAGGGGGGCGCAAGAAAAATCCATAAAAATCAAACTAACAATGGAAGAAGATTTCCCTAAACAACAAACTAGCCAGCAACGGAAGAAACGAGCCAATTACAATCAAAACGAATAAAAAAACATCCTTAGGCATGATTAATCTCGTCGGCGTAGAACTACACACCTCTCTCAGACAACCCAGAGAGAACGAACGTAGTCGCACAATGAAGAGAACAGCTAGCAGGCACACTAGTGTTCCATGCGAGAGGATGTCAACAACTTAAAGAGTGCGAAGTCAACGCACCAATTCAGTTTGAGTTAATTTGTGCATGTATCATTTCATTAGGCATGTAATGGGGAACTTATAATCACTATAAACTTGACCTGACTTCATAAAACAAACGAGATATAGCAGTCCTCCTCGTGTTTATTCAGAAATGACTATTAGTCGTTTCGCCATTGCCCCGCGCAGATCTCGCGGCGGCCGGTGGTGCACGGCGGTGGTCCACCGGTGGCTGGCGCTTGTTGCCCGTGGGGGGGCGTCCCTCACGGCGGCGGGGCTGCCCCTAAACGGCGCTTGGTGGTGGCCACTTGGCGCCTTGTGGGTGGGCTGGATCTGGGCTTCAGGTCTGCGTCTCCGTCGTGGCAGCGCTTGCCGCTGTTCCCGGCCATGGGGCATGGTCCCGGACGGGCCTAGCGCCGGTGGTGCTGGCCAGGGCGCACGCTGGCAGCGCCCTACTTCCTCTTGCGTCGGTTTGCTGGCCagtggtggtggtcatcttcttcgtcggaGGTGGTCGGAagaggcttggtgatcggatctcaAGATCCATTATCTAGTCCCGACTGCGAGTTGGGGACACaaggttgccggtgaaaaccgagccgacggcaggCAGTGGCGGCATTCTACGTCGTTACCTTGATGCAGACATCATCGTGTAACTACTATCGACCCACTCGTGCTACTCcacgggaaaccctaggatctggtgttctagatcggacgatggcggcactgcggtgtcgtttatatcttgggagcatcgtttgtggagcaccgCTGGAAGATAGAggtaggaggtggagcggctttatgttgcacggagcttcggttgagatgtcaagtcatgcctgaccgacagatgctacgctttgtcatgcctggtcggcaggtgctacgctcgATAGATCTTCCAAAGACTTCAAGTTGTGTCGGCTGGTGGCACTTGGCGGCATGGTATTGATGTGTCtcagtggcgaccgcgacatgCTCAGCTCTTTGCTTGCAAGGAGGTGGTGtcattgggcgccgtggtggcgtcgacgacaaCTAGACCATGCAAGGTTGATGcgtcagtacagctctgaagatggagcagcggcagttggcggcggcggcctctgagagcacgccggaccagtgtgtgccctaGACCTgacaagtggctaggttggggcctcaggtcttagatgttaggcttgcctgcgaggtctgtggtatttggcCCGGACTAtgagcatcccttca contains:
- the LOC119282703 gene encoding ankyrin repeat-containing protein ITN1-like; the encoded protein is MAENTSTTSSLEGQHEELWMDQLLLEAATSGDSASMKDMASQDPSMLLSTTPAGNTCLHISSIHGHEAFCQDVVALEVSLLTTVNLDRETPLLAAVKSGSVILASVLLRWYREHRLSKAILEKDIDGCNALHHAIRSGHRKLALELIDAEPVLSTHVNRMNESPMYIAAMRDFTDISENLLEIPVSAHMGPWGQNTLQAAVKNGNAGLAKRIVETRPGLAKEADNNGCTPLSSAVYRGLVDVLRVLLEHDCSLGYDVPSNGNPFLSYAAYEGHLDVAQELLKYCPDTPYRSTQDACWTSLHVAVYEDQVEFTEFILRTPQLRKLINMRDSNGKTALHLAVEKCNPKMVVALLSHDDIDTTVLDNEGVTAAWVLAHIIDHAKTLNWNEVSMLMVRADPQDAKTLYNLHTHTKHKATLESRKEAKSLTQTYTSNTSLVAILITTVTFAAAFTLPGGYSNDAGSEGLPIMSRKLSFQAFLISDVLAMCCSFAVAFICIIARRGDYEFLIYYISATKKLMWFAYVATTTAFSTGLYTVLAPRLHWLAIAICVMVALLPIFTKLLGEWPVLKLRFRLGKTFNSDLLDMV